One segment of Triticum aestivum cultivar Chinese Spring chromosome 2A, IWGSC CS RefSeq v2.1, whole genome shotgun sequence DNA contains the following:
- the LOC123189245 gene encoding threonylcarbamoyladenosine tRNA methylthiotransferase isoform X2: MEDIEDVLGPAGFSGGGARARCPDPRHAGMPPPPSADPLTTCTIYVKTFGCSHNQSDSEYMSGQLSAFGYAITEEPEGADLWLINTCTVKNPSQSAMSTLISKCKTANKPLVVAGCVPQGSRDLKELEGISIIGVQQIDRVVEVVEETLKGHEVRLLSRKTLPSLDLPKVRKNKFIEILPINVGCLGACTYCKTKHARGHLGSYSIDSLVDRVKIVVSEGVREIWLSSEDTGAYGRDIGTNLPNLLNAIVAELPADRSTMLRIGMTNPPFILEHLNEIASVLRHPCVYTSLHVPVQSGSDAVLKAMNREYTVSEFRMVVGTLCELVPGMQIATDIICGFPGETDEDFVETVNLIKEYQLPQVHISQFYPRPGTPAARMKKVPSIEVKKRSRELTSVFEAFSPYEGLKGKVERIWITEIATDGVHLVGHTKGYIQVLVIAPDSMLGTSADAKITSVGRWSVFGEVIEGTVAIKEAALEQNSAEVQVKNSPNRVEEAACSTNTCDSCACSGAESAAQQCTPQQCEGPSDAPTNCGDATRQETPQSTLVRRNVEGAGKTSESDTEKSRGDDQQVNVITRGALNIDRILWGGLAVSFATTLAILVLLTCKIFYTSS; encoded by the exons ATGGAGGACATCGAGGACGTGCTGGGACCGGCCGGGTTttccggcggcggagctcgggcccgATGCCCGGATCCCAGGCACGCAGGTATGCCGCCACCGCCTTCGGCCGATCCTCTTACGACATGC ACGATATACGTCAAGACATTCGGGTGCTCACATAACCAG AGTGACAGTGAGTACATGTCGGGGCAGCTCTCCGCGTTTGGATATGCAATTACTGAAGAGCCCGAAGGAGCTGATTTGTGGCTAATTAACAC ATGCACTGTGAAAAATCCAAGTCAATCTGCCATGTCAACTCTCATATCAAAATGCAAGACGGCAAACAAGCCACTGGTTGTAGCTGGCTGTGTGCCACAAGGAAGCCGGGATCTGAAGGAGCTTGAAGGTATTAGTATAATAGGAGTGCAGCAGATAGATCGGGTTGTTGAAGTAGTTGAGGAAACTTTAAAAGGGCATGAGGTTCGGTTGTTGAGTCGGAAAACACTGCCCTCACTTGATTTACCCAAG GTTCGAAAGAATAAATTTATTGAGATTCTTCCAATAAATGTTGGGTGTCTAGGCGCTTGCACTTACTGCAAGACAAAGCATGCTCGTGGTCATCTTGGAAGCTATTCTATAGACAGCTTG GTAGATCGTGTGAAAATTGTTGTCTCAGAAGGTGTTCGCGAGATATGGTTGAGCAGTGAAGATACTGGTGCTTATG GTAGGGATATCGGTACAAATCTTCCGAATCTCTTAAATGCAATTGTTGCTGAGCTTCCTGCAGACAGAAGCACAATGCTTCGCATAGGGATGACAAATCCTCCTTTTATACTGGAGCATTTGAATGAGATAGCTAGTGTTTTGCGCCATCCTTGTGTTTATACTTCCCTTCATGTTCCTGTGCAATCAGGCAGTGATGCTGTTTTAAAG GCAATGAATCGTGAATACACTGTCAGTGAGTTCAGAATGGTAGTTGGTACTCTCTGTGAGCTTGTCCCGGGCATGCAAATTGCCACGGATATTATTTGTGGCTTTCCTG GCGAAACTGATGAAGATTTTGTTGAAACGGTTAACCTTATAAAAGAGTATCAGTTACCTCAAGTTCACATATCACAGTTTTATCCCAGGCCAG GAACACCTGCTGCTAGGATGAAGAAAGTGCCTAGCATTGAAGTGAAAAAACGAAGCCGTGAATTGACCTCAGTTTTCGAAGCTTTTTCACCATACGAAGGACTGAAAGGCAAAGTGGAGAGGATATGGATTACTGAAATAGCTACCGATGGTGTTCATTTG GTTGGACATACCAAAGGGTATATCCAGGTCCTTGTCATTGCTCCAGATAGTATGCTAGGAACATCAGCTGATGCGAAGATCACGTCTGTCGGAAGATGGTCTGTATTTGGTGAAGTGATAGAAGGAACCGTTGCAATAAAGGAAGCAGCACTTGAACAAAATTCTGCTGAAGTGCAGGTAAAAAACAGCCCAAATCGTGTTGAGGAAGCCGCTTGTTCTACAAACACCTGCGATTCCTGTGCATGCTCGGGTGCAGAAAGCGCAGCACAACAATGTACTCCACAGCAATGTGAAGGGCCATCTGATGCACCGACAAATTGTGGTGACGCTACTCGTCAGGAAACACCTCAATCTACGCTTGTGAGAAGAAATGTCGAGGGGGCAGGGAAAACAAGTGAAAGTGATACAGAAAAATCTAGAGGGGACGATCAGCAGGTAAATGTGATTACCAGGGGAGCACTAAACATTGACAGGATTCTTTGGGGTGGTTTGGCCGTAAGCTTTGCCACAACACTAGCCATACTTGTGCTGCTTACCTGCAAGATTTTTTACACGTCCTCCTAA
- the LOC123189245 gene encoding threonylcarbamoyladenosine tRNA methylthiotransferase isoform X1, producing MSGQLSAFGYAITEEPEGADLWLINTCTVKNPSQSAMSTLISKCKTANKPLVVAGCVPQGSRDLKELEGISIIGVQQIDRVVEVVEETLKGHEVRLLSRKTLPSLDLPKVRKNKFIEILPINVGCLGACTYCKTKHARGHLGSYSIDSLVDRVKIVVSEGVREIWLSSEDTGAYGRDIGTNLPNLLNAIVAELPADRSTMLRIGMTNPPFILEHLNEIASVLRHPCVYTSLHVPVQSGSDAVLKAMNREYTVSEFRMVVGTLCELVPGMQIATDIICGFPGETDEDFVETVNLIKEYQLPQVHISQFYPRPGTPAARMKKVPSIEVKKRSRELTSVFEAFSPYEGLKGKVERIWITEIATDGVHLVGHTKGYIQVLVIAPDSMLGTSADAKITSVGRWSVFGEVIEGTVAIKEAALEQNSAEVQVKNSPNRVEEAACSTNTCDSCACSGAESAAQQCTPQQCEGPSDAPTNCGDATRQETPQSTLVRRNVEGAGKTSESDTEKSRGDDQQVNVITRGALNIDRILWGGLAVSFATTLAILVLLTCKIFYTSS from the exons ATGTCGGGGCAGCTCTCCGCGTTTGGATATGCAATTACTGAAGAGCCCGAAGGAGCTGATTTGTGGCTAATTAACAC ATGCACTGTGAAAAATCCAAGTCAATCTGCCATGTCAACTCTCATATCAAAATGCAAGACGGCAAACAAGCCACTGGTTGTAGCTGGCTGTGTGCCACAAGGAAGCCGGGATCTGAAGGAGCTTGAAGGTATTAGTATAATAGGAGTGCAGCAGATAGATCGGGTTGTTGAAGTAGTTGAGGAAACTTTAAAAGGGCATGAGGTTCGGTTGTTGAGTCGGAAAACACTGCCCTCACTTGATTTACCCAAG GTTCGAAAGAATAAATTTATTGAGATTCTTCCAATAAATGTTGGGTGTCTAGGCGCTTGCACTTACTGCAAGACAAAGCATGCTCGTGGTCATCTTGGAAGCTATTCTATAGACAGCTTG GTAGATCGTGTGAAAATTGTTGTCTCAGAAGGTGTTCGCGAGATATGGTTGAGCAGTGAAGATACTGGTGCTTATG GTAGGGATATCGGTACAAATCTTCCGAATCTCTTAAATGCAATTGTTGCTGAGCTTCCTGCAGACAGAAGCACAATGCTTCGCATAGGGATGACAAATCCTCCTTTTATACTGGAGCATTTGAATGAGATAGCTAGTGTTTTGCGCCATCCTTGTGTTTATACTTCCCTTCATGTTCCTGTGCAATCAGGCAGTGATGCTGTTTTAAAG GCAATGAATCGTGAATACACTGTCAGTGAGTTCAGAATGGTAGTTGGTACTCTCTGTGAGCTTGTCCCGGGCATGCAAATTGCCACGGATATTATTTGTGGCTTTCCTG GCGAAACTGATGAAGATTTTGTTGAAACGGTTAACCTTATAAAAGAGTATCAGTTACCTCAAGTTCACATATCACAGTTTTATCCCAGGCCAG GAACACCTGCTGCTAGGATGAAGAAAGTGCCTAGCATTGAAGTGAAAAAACGAAGCCGTGAATTGACCTCAGTTTTCGAAGCTTTTTCACCATACGAAGGACTGAAAGGCAAAGTGGAGAGGATATGGATTACTGAAATAGCTACCGATGGTGTTCATTTG GTTGGACATACCAAAGGGTATATCCAGGTCCTTGTCATTGCTCCAGATAGTATGCTAGGAACATCAGCTGATGCGAAGATCACGTCTGTCGGAAGATGGTCTGTATTTGGTGAAGTGATAGAAGGAACCGTTGCAATAAAGGAAGCAGCACTTGAACAAAATTCTGCTGAAGTGCAGGTAAAAAACAGCCCAAATCGTGTTGAGGAAGCCGCTTGTTCTACAAACACCTGCGATTCCTGTGCATGCTCGGGTGCAGAAAGCGCAGCACAACAATGTACTCCACAGCAATGTGAAGGGCCATCTGATGCACCGACAAATTGTGGTGACGCTACTCGTCAGGAAACACCTCAATCTACGCTTGTGAGAAGAAATGTCGAGGGGGCAGGGAAAACAAGTGAAAGTGATACAGAAAAATCTAGAGGGGACGATCAGCAGGTAAATGTGATTACCAGGGGAGCACTAAACATTGACAGGATTCTTTGGGGTGGTTTGGCCGTAAGCTTTGCCACAACACTAGCCATACTTGTGCTGCTTACCTGCAAGATTTTTTACACGTCCTCCTAA